One genomic segment of Mytilus galloprovincialis chromosome 5, xbMytGall1.hap1.1, whole genome shotgun sequence includes these proteins:
- the LOC143076901 gene encoding neurotrypsin-like has product MYWLVVLCMIVSSFETFAQNDGDLKLYDGMLYIFYNGIWGTVCDDSFDDIDAQVACRQLGYNNGIFKGVKRKYSKGKIWLDDVDCSGAEKKLSHCTHAGWGVENCFRGENVKIKCNNASEGDLRNSSDKLEILHNNEWGTVCSSNFNQIEAEVACMQLGYRNGSVLENTIATGTSKIWLNILACDGNESKLMDCSHSDWDTDTCSHGNVVGIRCSEGQGDVRLNSSRLEIFYNGTWGTVCHYSFDHIDATVACRQLGYT; this is encoded by the exons ATGTACTGGCTAGTTGTTCTGTGCATGATTGTATCAAGTTTTGAAACATTTGCGCAAAATGATG GTGATTTAAAATTATATGATGGAATGCTTTACATATTTTACAACGGAATATGGGGCACAGTTTGCGATGACAGCTTTGATGATATTGATGCGCAAGTAGCTTGTAGACAACTTGGATATAA CAATGGTATCTTCAAAGGAGTTAAAAGAAAATATTCCAAAGGAAAAATATGGCTCGACGACGTAGATTGTAGTGGAGCGGAAAAAAAACTGTCCCATTGCACTCATGCAGGATGGGGTGTTGAAAATTGTTTCCGGGGAGAAAATGTAAAGATTAAATGCAATAATGCTAGTGAAG GTGACTTACGAAATTCTTCTGATAAACTAGAGATATTGCACAACAATGAATGGGGCACAGTTTGTAGCAGCAACTTTAACCAAATCGAGGCTGAGGTTGCTTGTATGCAACTTGGTTACAG AAATGGAAGTGTTCTAGAAAATACAATTGCGACTGGCACatcaaaaatatggctgaatATATTGGCATGCGATGGAAACGAAAGTAAATTAATGGATTGTTCCCATTCTGATTGGGATACAGACACTTGCAGCCATGGAAATGTTGTTGGAATTCGTTGTTCTGAAGGACAAG gCGATGTACGTCTTAATTCAAGCAGACTTGAGATATTTTACAACGGAACATGGGGAACAGTTTGTCATTATAGCTTTGACCACATAGATGCCACTGTTGCTTGTCGGCAACTTGGATACACGTAA